The following coding sequences lie in one Flavobacterium sp. 20NA77.7 genomic window:
- the accC gene encoding acetyl-CoA carboxylase biotin carboxylase subunit, with amino-acid sequence MFKKILIANRGEIALRVIRTCREMGIKTVAVYSTADAESLHVKFADEAVCIGPAPSNLSYLKMANIIAAAEITNADAIHPGYGFLSENAKFSKICQEHNIKFIGASPEMIDKMGDKATAKATMKAAGVPCVPGSEGIIADFKEAQKLAKEVGYPVMLKATAGGGGKGMRAVWKPEDLEKAWESARQEAGAAFGNDGMYMEKLIEEPRHIEIQVVGDSFGKACHLSERDCSVQRRHQKLTEETPSPFMTPELREKMGNAAVKAAEYIKYEGAGTVEFLVDKHRNFYFMEMNTRIQVEHPITEQVVDYDLIREQILVAAGVPISGKNYYPQLHSIECRINAEDPYNDFRPSPGKITVLHSPGGHGVRLDTHVYAGYTIPPNYDSMIAKLITTAQTREEAISKMKRALDEFYIEGIKTTIPFHRQLMDHPDYVAGNYTTKFMESWVMDDPAE; translated from the coding sequence ATGTTTAAAAAAATATTAATAGCAAATAGAGGTGAAATTGCACTACGTGTTATACGAACATGTAGAGAAATGGGCATTAAAACTGTTGCGGTATATTCTACTGCTGATGCAGAAAGTTTACACGTAAAATTTGCCGATGAAGCCGTTTGTATTGGTCCTGCACCAAGTAACTTATCTTACCTAAAAATGGCTAATATCATTGCTGCTGCAGAAATTACAAATGCAGACGCAATTCACCCGGGATATGGTTTCTTATCAGAAAATGCAAAGTTTTCTAAAATTTGTCAAGAACATAACATCAAATTTATTGGAGCTTCTCCTGAAATGATTGACAAAATGGGAGATAAGGCAACTGCAAAAGCAACTATGAAAGCAGCTGGCGTGCCATGTGTTCCTGGGTCTGAAGGAATTATTGCAGATTTTAAAGAAGCGCAAAAATTAGCTAAAGAAGTTGGTTATCCTGTTATGCTAAAAGCTACTGCTGGAGGTGGAGGTAAAGGAATGCGTGCGGTATGGAAACCAGAAGATTTAGAGAAAGCTTGGGAAAGTGCTCGTCAAGAAGCAGGTGCTGCCTTCGGAAACGACGGTATGTACATGGAAAAATTAATTGAAGAACCAAGACATATTGAAATTCAAGTCGTTGGGGATTCATTTGGAAAAGCTTGTCACCTCTCAGAAAGAGATTGTTCTGTACAACGTCGCCATCAAAAATTAACGGAAGAAACACCTTCCCCGTTCATGACTCCTGAATTAAGAGAAAAAATGGGTAATGCAGCCGTAAAAGCAGCAGAATATATTAAATATGAAGGCGCTGGAACAGTTGAGTTTTTGGTAGACAAACACAGAAATTTCTACTTCATGGAAATGAACACACGTATTCAAGTAGAACATCCTATTACTGAACAAGTAGTGGATTATGACTTAATTCGTGAACAAATATTAGTAGCAGCGGGTGTGCCTATTTCAGGAAAAAATTATTACCCGCAGTTACACTCTATTGAATGCCGTATTAATGCTGAAGATCCTTACAATGATTTTAGACCTTCACCAGGCAAAATAACTGTATTGCATTCGCCAGGAGGACATGGTGTTCGTTTAGATACTCACGTTTATGCTGGTTATACTATACCACCTAATTACGATTCAATGATTGCTAAATTGATTACTACTGCTCAAACAAGAGAAGAAGCAATTAGCAAAATGAAACGCGCTTTAGATGAATTCTATATAGAGGGAATCAAAACTACTATTCCTTTTCATAGACAGTTAATGGATCATCCTGATTATGTTGCAGGAAACTATACAACTAAATTTATGGAATCTTGGGTTATGGATGACCCTGCAGAATAA
- the rpmF gene encoding 50S ribosomal protein L32 yields the protein MAHPKRRQSKTRRDKRRTHYKASVPQIATCAVTGEAHLYHRAYWHEGKMYYRGQVVIDKTEAVA from the coding sequence ATGGCACATCCTAAACGTAGACAGTCGAAAACGAGAAGAGATAAAAGAAGAACACACTACAAAGCGTCAGTTCCTCAAATTGCAACTTGTGCAGTAACAGGTGAAGCACACTTATACCACAGAGCTTATTGGCATGAAGGTAAAATGTATTATAGAGGTCAAGTAGTAATTGACAAAACTGAAGCTGTAGCTTAA
- a CDS encoding YceD family protein: MDNMKEFLVQFSGLKLGKHQFEFLVNDTFFKHFDFEEFNHSEIKVKLLLEKKSTMLELHFSHAGTVNVPCDLTNEDFDLPIKGKLNLIVKFGDEFNDENESFIILPHGEFQVNIAQYVYEMIVLSVPTKKTHPGVKDGTLQSDALVQLEKYAPTEREIKETEDIDPRWENLKKLLTDKK, from the coding sequence ATGGACAATATGAAAGAATTTTTAGTTCAATTTTCTGGATTAAAATTAGGCAAACACCAGTTTGAGTTTCTAGTAAACGATACGTTCTTTAAGCATTTTGATTTTGAAGAATTTAACCATTCTGAAATCAAAGTAAAATTACTGTTAGAGAAGAAAAGCACTATGCTTGAACTTCATTTTTCACACGCAGGAACAGTAAATGTTCCTTGTGATTTAACGAATGAAGATTTTGATTTACCTATTAAAGGAAAATTAAATCTTATAGTAAAATTTGGTGATGAGTTTAATGACGAAAATGAAAGTTTTATCATTTTGCCTCATGGTGAATTTCAAGTAAATATTGCACAATATGTGTATGAAATGATTGTATTGTCTGTTCCTACAAAAAAAACACATCCAGGCGTTAAGGATGGAACCCTACAATCTGATGCATTAGTACAATTAGAAAAGTACGCTCCAACAGAAAGAGAAATAAAAGAAACTGAAGATATAGACCCTAGATGGGAAAATTTAAAAAAACTATTAACGGATAAAAAATAG
- a CDS encoding beta-ketoacyl-ACP synthase III, with translation MNKITAAITAIGSYVPDFVLSNQVLESMVDTNDEWITSRTGIKERRILKEEGKGTSYLAIKAAQNLLEKAQLDPKEIDLVIMATATPDMPVASTGVYVATQIGAVNAFAFDLHAACSSFLYGLSNASAYIASGKYKKVLLIGADKMSSIIDYTDRATCIIFGDGAGAVLLEPNHEGLGVQDELLKSDGIGREYLKIEAGGSILPPSQATIDNKQHYVFQDGKTVFKYAVSGMADVSEKIMERNNLSKDDINWLVAHQANRRIIDATASRMGLEDEKVLVNIEKYGNTTSATLPLVLCDFEHLFKKGDNIIFAAFGGGFTWGAIYLKWAYNK, from the coding sequence ATGAATAAAATTACTGCCGCAATTACAGCCATTGGTTCTTATGTCCCAGACTTTGTCTTGTCTAACCAAGTATTAGAATCTATGGTAGACACTAATGACGAATGGATTACTTCAAGAACAGGCATTAAAGAAAGAAGAATACTCAAAGAAGAAGGAAAAGGCACTTCATACCTTGCCATAAAAGCCGCTCAAAATTTATTAGAAAAAGCACAATTAGACCCCAAAGAAATCGATTTGGTGATCATGGCAACTGCAACGCCTGATATGCCTGTAGCTTCAACAGGGGTATATGTAGCAACTCAAATTGGAGCTGTTAATGCGTTTGCGTTTGACCTACACGCCGCTTGTTCTAGCTTTTTATATGGATTATCAAATGCCTCGGCCTATATTGCCTCTGGAAAATATAAAAAAGTATTATTAATTGGAGCCGACAAAATGTCTTCAATAATTGATTATACAGACCGTGCAACTTGTATCATCTTTGGAGATGGTGCAGGTGCTGTTTTATTAGAACCAAATCATGAAGGCCTAGGTGTTCAAGATGAACTGTTAAAAAGCGACGGCATCGGAAGAGAATATTTAAAAATTGAAGCGGGTGGTTCTATCTTACCCCCTAGTCAAGCAACAATAGATAACAAACAACACTATGTTTTTCAGGATGGTAAAACGGTATTTAAATATGCTGTTTCTGGAATGGCAGATGTGAGTGAAAAAATCATGGAACGAAATAACTTGTCAAAAGACGATATCAATTGGCTAGTAGCACATCAAGCTAATAGACGAATTATCGATGCCACGGCAAGTAGAATGGGATTAGAAGACGAAAAAGTATTAGTAAATATTGAAAAATATGGCAATACAACCTCTGCTACACTACCTTTAGTACTATGTGATTTTGAACATCTTTTCAAAAAAGGAGACAATATCATCTTTGCAGCTTTTGGTGGTGGCTTTACATGGGGAGCTATCTATTTAAAATGGGCTTATAATAAATAA
- the mce gene encoding methylmalonyl-CoA epimerase, whose product MRKIEHIGIAVKNLDESNTLFEKLFGHPPYKEEEVASEGVKTSFFKNGPNKIELLEATNADSPIAKFLEKKGEGIHHIAFDVENIYTEIERLQKEGFTVLNETPKKGADNKLVAFLHPKTTNGVLIELCQEIAE is encoded by the coding sequence ATGAGAAAAATTGAACATATAGGAATTGCAGTTAAAAATTTAGACGAATCAAATACTCTTTTCGAAAAACTATTTGGACACCCCCCTTACAAAGAAGAAGAAGTAGCGAGTGAAGGTGTAAAAACTTCTTTTTTTAAGAATGGCCCTAATAAAATTGAACTCTTAGAAGCTACGAATGCCGACAGCCCAATTGCAAAATTTTTAGAGAAAAAAGGTGAAGGCATTCATCATATTGCTTTTGATGTAGAAAACATTTACACCGAAATAGAACGCTTACAAAAAGAAGGTTTTACGGTTTTAAACGAAACACCAAAAAAAGGAGCTGATAACAAATTAGTAGCCTTTTTACATCCAAAAACAACAAACGGCGTGTTGATAGAGCTATGTCAAGAAATCGCTGAATAG
- the accB gene encoding acetyl-CoA carboxylase biotin carboxyl carrier protein, translating to MDIREIQNLIKFVAKSGATEVKLEMDDFKITIKTTSEGTESTYVQHVPVAQPVQQVAAPVAANAPVIPAAPAEEDNSKYVVIKSPMIGTLYRKPAPDKAPFVEVGSTISKGDVVCVVEAMKLFNEIEAEISGKIVKVLVDDSSPVEFDQPLFLVDPS from the coding sequence ATGGATATCAGAGAAATTCAAAACCTAATTAAATTCGTAGCTAAATCAGGTGCTACAGAGGTTAAATTAGAAATGGATGATTTTAAAATTACCATTAAAACCACTTCAGAAGGAACTGAATCAACTTATGTTCAACACGTTCCTGTTGCTCAACCCGTACAACAAGTTGCTGCTCCTGTTGCTGCAAATGCGCCGGTAATTCCAGCAGCTCCAGCAGAAGAAGACAATTCAAAATATGTGGTAATTAAATCGCCAATGATTGGTACTTTATATAGAAAACCTGCACCAGACAAAGCACCTTTTGTAGAAGTTGGCAGTACAATTTCAAAAGGAGATGTAGTGTGTGTAGTAGAAGCTATGAAATTATTCAATGAAATTGAAGCTGAAATTTCAGGTAAAATCGTAAAAGTATTGGTAGATGATTCTTCACCAGTAGAATTTGACCAACCTTTGTTTTTAGTTGACCCATCATAA
- a CDS encoding S66 peptidase family protein codes for MITPPFLKAEDTVALVCTARKFFPEDAKPAIDLLESWGLNVKLGTTIGLDNFQLGGTDSERAADFQTQLDDENVKAIWCARGGYGTVRIIDALDFTNFKQHPKWIMGFSDVTVLHSQLNVERVASLHSIMPFTVPTAPEEVKETLRKALFGETISYIIPSKNYDVKGTASGELVGGNLSILYSLLGSKSAISTKDKILFIEDLDEYLYHIDRMMYNLKRNGYFENVKGIIVGSMTDMHDNEIPFGQNEVQIITDIAKEYHIPFAFDFPAGHQSDNRTLILGKHVDFEVNEKEIKLQFI; via the coding sequence ATGATTACACCACCATTTTTAAAGGCTGAAGATACCGTTGCACTTGTTTGTACGGCGCGTAAATTTTTTCCTGAAGACGCAAAACCAGCTATTGATTTATTAGAATCTTGGGGACTAAACGTAAAATTGGGAACCACAATAGGCTTAGATAATTTTCAATTAGGAGGTACTGATTCCGAAAGAGCGGCAGATTTTCAAACTCAATTAGATGATGAAAACGTAAAAGCAATTTGGTGCGCTCGAGGTGGATATGGAACGGTGAGGATTATAGATGCGTTAGATTTTACAAATTTCAAGCAACATCCTAAATGGATTATGGGCTTCTCTGATGTAACCGTTTTGCATAGCCAATTAAATGTAGAACGTGTAGCGTCTTTACATTCCATAATGCCATTTACGGTTCCAACCGCACCTGAAGAAGTAAAAGAAACTTTGCGAAAAGCACTTTTTGGCGAAACGATTTCATATATAATTCCTTCGAAAAATTATGATGTTAAAGGAACTGCTTCGGGTGAATTGGTTGGAGGCAATCTTTCTATTTTATACAGTTTATTAGGTTCAAAATCAGCAATAAGTACAAAAGATAAAATTCTATTTATAGAAGATTTAGACGAATATTTGTATCATATTGACCGAATGATGTATAATTTAAAACGTAATGGTTATTTCGAAAATGTAAAAGGAATTATAGTAGGAAGTATGACGGATATGCACGATAATGAAATTCCATTTGGGCAAAATGAAGTGCAAATTATTACAGATATTGCTAAAGAATATCATATTCCATTTGCTTTTGATTTTCCTGCGGGACATCAATCGGATAATCGAACTTTGATTCTTGGTAAACATGTAGATTTTGAAGTGAATGAAAAAGAAATAAAACTTCAATTTATATAA
- a CDS encoding aspartate kinase, giving the protein MKTVASVVEQYLKTKPFLLSSLSEGIINLTSLARVIMPEIEIHLGKDIKQGAVVMALKRISEELDFRISHKVSKVLQNIGEITVRSSLTDYTFITSDSLLDNQAKLISEINKLKDVFYTSSRGVNETNIVVSSSVHALVENLLKTEKVLNKKENLSSITVKLPQENVSVPGVYYYIFQSLAWEGVIINEVISTTNEFTIIVDENQIDIAFKVMKDIKKIS; this is encoded by the coding sequence ATGAAAACAGTAGCTTCCGTTGTAGAACAATATTTAAAGACAAAACCGTTTTTATTGAGTTCGTTGTCAGAAGGAATTATTAATTTAACTTCTTTGGCAAGAGTTATTATGCCTGAAATAGAAATTCATTTAGGGAAAGATATTAAACAAGGTGCTGTTGTGATGGCATTGAAACGCATTTCTGAAGAATTAGATTTTAGAATAAGTCATAAAGTTTCAAAAGTTTTACAAAATATAGGGGAAATAACTGTTCGTTCATCTTTAACAGATTATACCTTTATTACTTCAGATTCATTATTAGATAATCAAGCTAAACTTATTTCGGAAATCAACAAATTAAAAGACGTGTTTTATACTTCTTCACGAGGGGTTAATGAAACGAATATAGTAGTTAGTTCTTCTGTACATGCATTAGTAGAAAATCTGCTCAAGACAGAAAAAGTGCTAAATAAAAAAGAAAATTTATCTTCAATAACGGTTAAACTTCCGCAAGAAAATGTTTCTGTACCAGGGGTTTATTATTATATATTTCAATCATTAGCTTGGGAAGGGGTTATTATTAATGAGGTTATTTCCACTACTAATGAGTTTACAATTATTGTAGATGAAAATCAAATAGATATTGCCTTTAAAGTAATGAAAGACATAAAAAAAATAAGCTAA
- a CDS encoding YraN family protein, whose amino-acid sequence MANHNDLGKKGEEIAVDFLKQNGYEILETNWTFQKAEVDIIALKGSVLAVVEVKTRSSLDFGLPQDFVKPKKIKLLVKAINEYVISRDLDVTVRFDIIAIHATANEFSIEHIEEAFYYFD is encoded by the coding sequence ATGGCAAATCATAACGATTTAGGAAAAAAAGGGGAAGAAATCGCGGTAGATTTTTTAAAGCAAAACGGCTATGAAATCTTAGAAACAAATTGGACGTTTCAGAAAGCAGAAGTTGATATTATTGCACTTAAAGGTAGCGTATTGGCGGTTGTGGAAGTAAAAACGCGTTCAAGTTTAGATTTTGGTTTACCGCAAGATTTTGTGAAACCAAAAAAAATAAAATTGTTAGTTAAAGCCATAAACGAATATGTTATTTCACGGGATTTAGATGTTACAGTACGGTTTGATATCATAGCTATCCATGCTACTGCTAACGAATTTTCTATTGAGCATATTGAAGAAGCATTTTATTACTTCGATTAG
- a CDS encoding riboflavin synthase, whose translation MFTGIIETLGIIEEITKEDGNIHLKVASAIASKLKIDQSVAHNGVCLTVIQCDEKSHVVTAIQETINKTTLGTWKVGDVINLERAMKLGDRLDGHIVQGHVDQTGVCTSIEEANGSWIFTFQYDASLTNITIEKGSITVNGTSLTVVNSERNRFSVAIIPYTFEHTNFKTIQIGTRINLEFDVIGKYVVRLTSLR comes from the coding sequence ATGTTTACAGGAATCATAGAAACCTTAGGAATAATTGAAGAGATTACAAAAGAAGACGGAAATATTCATTTAAAAGTAGCGTCTGCCATTGCTTCTAAATTAAAGATTGATCAAAGTGTAGCGCACAACGGCGTGTGCTTAACGGTAATTCAATGCGATGAAAAAAGTCACGTAGTAACGGCCATACAAGAAACCATAAATAAAACAACTTTAGGGACTTGGAAAGTAGGCGATGTAATTAATTTGGAACGCGCTATGAAACTTGGCGACCGACTTGATGGGCACATTGTGCAAGGACATGTAGATCAAACCGGAGTGTGTACTTCAATAGAAGAGGCTAATGGAAGTTGGATATTTACCTTTCAGTATGATGCCAGTTTGACGAATATTACCATTGAAAAAGGTTCTATTACGGTAAACGGAACGAGTTTGACAGTTGTAAATTCTGAACGCAATCGCTTTAGCGTGGCAATTATTCCTTATACTTTTGAGCATACTAATTTTAAAACTATACAAATAGGTACAAGAATTAATCTAGAATTTGATGTAATAGGGAAGTATGTAGTAAGGTTGACTTCTTTAAGATAA
- the metG gene encoding methionine--tRNA ligase, whose amino-acid sequence MFENPTQSETKRYTITAALPYTNGPIHIGHLAGVYVPSDIYARYLRLQGKDVAFICGSDEHGVAISMKAKKEGITPQEVIDKYDGIIRQSFLDFGISFDNYSRTSSEIHHKTASEFFKKLYDNGDFIEETTEQLYDAKADQFLADRFVTGTCPKCDNPEAYGDQCEKCGSTLNATDLINPKSTITGETPILKSTKHWFLPLNRYESFLREWILEGHKNDWKPNVYGQVKSWVDGGLEPRAVTRDLDWGIDVPVPGAEGKKLYVWFDAPIGYISATKEWAAREGKDWEPYWKDADTKLVHFIGKDNIVFHCIIFPAMLKAEGSYILPDNVPANEFLNLEGNKLSTSKNWAVWLHEYLQDFPEKQDSLRYALTANAPETKDNDFTWKDFQARNNNELAAIFGNFINRVVVLTNKYYNGIVPAPNEFSEVDEQTLAELKAYPAVISSSIERYRFREALVELMNVARLGNKYLADEEPWKMIKENPARVQTQMYIALQIASALAILSEPFLPFTSAKLCNILQIKVNNWNLEFENWSLTKPGHQIGQAEILFAQIEDAEIQKQLDKLEATKTANASINSAQVMEPQKEIITFEDFAKVDLRIGTIIEAEKMPKANKLLVLKVDTGIDVRTIVSGIAEHFMPEEVIGKRVTVLVNLAPRALRGVESEGMLLLTNTAEGKLVFVNPDTSTTLSTGTEGVINGAMIS is encoded by the coding sequence ATGTTTGAAAATCCAACGCAAAGCGAAACAAAAAGATATACGATTACTGCGGCACTTCCCTACACAAATGGCCCTATTCACATTGGACATTTAGCAGGTGTTTACGTGCCATCTGATATTTATGCAAGATATTTACGATTACAAGGAAAAGATGTGGCTTTCATTTGCGGAAGTGATGAGCACGGTGTGGCGATTTCAATGAAAGCTAAAAAAGAAGGCATCACGCCACAAGAAGTAATTGATAAATATGACGGAATTATTCGTCAATCGTTTTTAGATTTTGGGATTTCTTTTGATAATTATTCCCGAACTTCCTCGGAAATTCATCATAAAACAGCTTCGGAATTTTTCAAAAAACTGTACGATAACGGTGATTTCATTGAAGAAACTACCGAACAATTATACGATGCAAAAGCAGACCAATTCTTAGCAGACCGTTTCGTTACTGGAACTTGCCCAAAGTGCGACAACCCAGAAGCGTATGGCGACCAATGTGAAAAATGTGGTTCGACTTTAAATGCAACCGATTTAATCAATCCGAAATCGACTATTACTGGTGAAACGCCTATATTAAAATCGACAAAACACTGGTTTTTACCTTTAAATCGTTACGAATCGTTCTTAAGAGAATGGATTTTAGAAGGTCATAAAAACGATTGGAAACCGAATGTGTACGGACAAGTAAAATCATGGGTGGATGGTGGTTTAGAACCAAGAGCCGTAACACGTGATTTAGATTGGGGAATTGATGTGCCTGTTCCAGGTGCCGAAGGAAAAAAATTATACGTGTGGTTTGATGCGCCTATTGGTTACATTTCTGCAACCAAAGAATGGGCAGCTCGCGAAGGAAAAGATTGGGAACCTTATTGGAAAGATGCCGATACAAAATTGGTTCATTTCATTGGAAAAGACAATATCGTATTCCATTGTATTATTTTTCCAGCGATGTTAAAAGCAGAAGGAAGTTATATTTTACCAGATAATGTTCCTGCAAACGAATTTTTGAATTTAGAAGGAAATAAATTATCGACTTCTAAAAACTGGGCAGTTTGGTTACACGAATATTTACAAGATTTCCCAGAAAAACAAGATTCGTTACGTTATGCATTAACGGCAAATGCGCCAGAAACGAAAGACAACGACTTCACTTGGAAAGATTTTCAAGCGAGAAATAATAATGAATTAGCAGCGATTTTTGGAAATTTCATCAATCGTGTGGTGGTATTAACCAATAAATATTACAACGGAATTGTTCCTGCTCCAAACGAATTTTCGGAAGTTGACGAGCAAACATTAGCCGAACTAAAAGCTTATCCAGCAGTGATTTCAAGTTCAATTGAACGTTACCGTTTCAGAGAAGCATTAGTAGAATTAATGAACGTGGCCCGTTTAGGGAATAAATATTTAGCCGACGAAGAACCTTGGAAAATGATTAAGGAAAATCCGGCAAGAGTACAAACGCAAATGTATATAGCATTGCAAATTGCTTCTGCATTAGCGATACTTTCTGAACCGTTTTTACCGTTTACATCTGCTAAATTGTGCAACATTTTACAGATTAAAGTCAATAATTGGAATTTAGAATTTGAAAATTGGTCTTTAACAAAACCTGGGCATCAAATTGGTCAAGCGGAAATTTTGTTTGCCCAAATTGAAGATGCCGAAATCCAAAAACAATTAGATAAATTAGAAGCAACTAAAACAGCCAATGCTTCGATAAACTCAGCACAAGTTATGGAACCTCAAAAAGAAATCATCACTTTTGAAGATTTTGCCAAAGTAGATTTACGAATCGGGACGATTATTGAAGCCGAAAAAATGCCGAAAGCCAACAAATTATTGGTCTTAAAAGTAGATACCGGAATTGATGTAAGAACCATCGTTTCTGGAATTGCAGAGCATTTTATGCCAGAAGAAGTTATTGGAAAACGCGTAACAGTTTTAGTTAACTTAGCCCCTAGAGCTTTACGTGGTGTGGAAAGTGAAGGTATGTTATTATTAACCAATACTGCAGAAGGTAAATTGGTTTTCGTAAATCCAGATACTTCGACAACGCTCAGTACAGGTACGGAAGGTGTAATTAATGGTGCGATGATTTCTTAG
- the pdxA gene encoding 4-hydroxythreonine-4-phosphate dehydrogenase PdxA, protein MVKHSENIIVGVSIGDMNGIGPEVILKTFEDSRMLEVCTPVIFANAKIVSFFKKTFNLTANIHGIDKLDQLVLGKINVLNVWREGVNVEFGTLDDAVGTYAIKSFQAATQALKNNKIDVLVTAPINKYNIQAENYKFAGHTDYLNEQLEGDALMFMIHEDIKVGLVTDHVPIQEVNKHITPALLEQKINTINETLRKDFRINKPKIAVLGLNPHCGDNGVIGKEDAEIIKPTLERLFKKGIQVFGPFAADSFFGSNQHAKFDAVVAMYHDQGLIPFKTLSFGEGVNYTGGLTKIRTSPDHGTGFDIAGKNVAHESSFREAVYSAIDIFKNRNEYNELTHNPLKISASKE, encoded by the coding sequence ATGGTAAAACATTCAGAAAATATCATTGTTGGGGTTTCTATTGGAGATATGAACGGAATTGGACCAGAAGTAATTCTAAAAACTTTTGAAGATTCTAGAATGCTAGAGGTATGCACACCTGTTATTTTTGCCAATGCAAAAATTGTTTCTTTTTTCAAAAAAACATTTAACCTTACTGCTAATATACACGGAATTGACAAATTAGACCAACTCGTACTTGGCAAAATTAATGTATTAAACGTATGGCGTGAAGGGGTAAATGTAGAATTTGGCACACTTGATGACGCTGTTGGCACGTATGCCATCAAATCGTTTCAAGCGGCTACACAAGCACTAAAAAACAATAAAATTGACGTACTCGTAACTGCGCCCATTAATAAATACAACATTCAAGCTGAGAATTACAAATTTGCAGGACATACAGATTACCTTAACGAACAATTAGAAGGTGATGCTTTAATGTTTATGATTCATGAAGATATTAAAGTAGGTTTGGTTACAGACCATGTCCCTATACAAGAAGTGAACAAACACATTACACCTGCATTGCTTGAACAAAAAATCAATACAATCAACGAAACTTTACGTAAAGATTTTAGAATCAATAAACCAAAAATTGCCGTTTTAGGTCTTAATCCGCATTGTGGTGACAATGGTGTTATTGGCAAAGAAGATGCTGAAATTATTAAACCCACGCTTGAACGTTTATTTAAAAAAGGCATTCAAGTTTTTGGTCCATTTGCGGCAGATAGTTTTTTTGGCTCAAATCAACACGCAAAATTTGACGCTGTAGTAGCCATGTATCACGACCAAGGATTAATCCCTTTTAAAACATTATCTTTTGGCGAAGGGGTTAACTATACAGGAGGCCTTACTAAAATTAGAACGTCACCAGACCATGGCACAGGCTTTGACATTGCTGGTAAAAATGTAGCACACGAAAGCTCATTTAGAGAAGCTGTATATAGTGCTATAGATATTTTTAAAAATAGAAATGAATATAATGAACTAACGCACAATCCATTAAAAATTAGCGCTAGTAAAGAATAA
- a CDS encoding HAD family hydrolase, protein MNPKVIAFDADDTLWHNEPYFDEAQERFCVLFQDYASHQEILGLILNHQVNNLPLYGFGIKAFTLSMIETALELTNHQISGKGIEQILAIGKNLLQKPVELLPNITAVLEQLQGKYKLVVATKGDLKDQHRKLHDSGIGAFFHHIEVMSDKTEFDYEKMLGRLDCKAEDFLMIGNSLKSDVLPVLKIGGHAIHIPYHTTWEYEKIDFEIEHKNFKSVTQITEILTLLK, encoded by the coding sequence ATGAACCCTAAAGTAATCGCATTTGATGCAGACGACACCCTTTGGCACAACGAACCCTATTTCGATGAGGCACAAGAACGCTTTTGTGTGTTGTTTCAAGATTATGCGTCACATCAAGAAATTTTAGGTTTAATTTTAAATCATCAAGTCAATAATTTGCCGTTGTATGGTTTTGGTATCAAAGCGTTTACATTATCGATGATTGAAACGGCTTTGGAATTGACTAATCATCAAATTTCGGGCAAAGGAATTGAGCAAATTTTAGCTATTGGAAAAAATTTATTGCAAAAACCCGTAGAATTACTTCCAAATATCACTGCTGTTTTAGAACAATTGCAAGGAAAATATAAATTGGTCGTAGCTACAAAAGGCGATTTAAAAGACCAACATCGTAAGCTTCACGATTCTGGAATAGGCGCTTTTTTTCATCATATTGAAGTGATGAGCGATAAAACCGAATTTGATTACGAAAAAATGTTAGGTCGTTTAGATTGCAAAGCAGAAGATTTTTTAATGATTGGAAATTCCTTAAAATCAGATGTTTTGCCTGTGTTAAAAATTGGCGGACACGCTATTCATATCCCTTATCACACAACTTGGGAATACGAAAAAATTGATTTTGAGATTGAACATAAAAATTTCAAATCCGTTACCCAAATTACTGAAATTTTAACCTTACTAAAATGA